From a single Gallaecimonas xiamenensis 3-C-1 genomic region:
- the imuA gene encoding translesion DNA synthesis-associated protein ImuA: MDPRLNQLLEHNAIWTGRHWQQGAPAEATGYPQLDNSLPGMGLPKGAITEIHYHQDGIGELRLLMPMLARLSQEKRWIIFIAPPHIPYGPALAAMGVDLSKVLVVHPSKVKDELWTLEQALKSGGCSAVLAWPREVTDPQIRRLQLAAQKGDAMGIFFYRRQRAQSPAALRLSLHSQHNVVRFSIDKRKGGWPLPPQSLNLGTDTITGHSATVLQGPWEH; the protein is encoded by the coding sequence ATGGACCCGCGCTTGAACCAACTGCTGGAACACAACGCCATCTGGACTGGCCGCCACTGGCAACAAGGTGCCCCCGCCGAAGCCACCGGCTACCCACAGCTGGATAACAGCCTGCCGGGCATGGGCCTACCCAAAGGCGCCATTACCGAGATCCACTACCATCAGGACGGTATTGGCGAGCTACGCCTGCTGATGCCCATGCTGGCAAGGTTGTCCCAGGAAAAGCGCTGGATCATCTTTATCGCCCCCCCTCATATACCCTACGGGCCGGCTCTGGCCGCCATGGGGGTGGATCTGTCCAAAGTGCTGGTGGTGCATCCGTCTAAAGTCAAAGACGAGCTGTGGACCCTGGAGCAAGCCCTGAAAAGCGGTGGCTGCAGCGCCGTACTGGCCTGGCCAAGGGAAGTGACCGATCCGCAGATCCGTCGCCTGCAGCTGGCTGCCCAGAAAGGTGATGCCATGGGCATTTTCTTTTATCGCCGCCAGCGTGCCCAAAGCCCGGCTGCACTGCGCCTGTCACTGCACAGCCAGCACAATGTGGTCAGGTTCAGCATTGACAAGCGCAAAGGCGGCTGGCCCCTCCCCCCTCAGTCTTTGAACTTGGGCACCGATACCATTACCGGCCACAGTGCCACGGTCCTTCAAGGCCCCTGGGAACACTGA
- a CDS encoding tripartite tricarboxylate transporter TctB family protein, translated as MNITKDSLGAFLFLVFSLAYGFYAWQIVPLPIEARDAVTSSTLPKIYAGLGALFSLLALVLSFTEAKSEAKGAGFSRRAMGRTAALLGLMLLYALAMEPLGFIVATLAFLLAGYWVMGERRIKVLLLASVPVVVLFWLVMTRLLGIYLVSGSLWS; from the coding sequence ATGAACATAACCAAAGACAGCCTGGGCGCCTTTCTGTTCCTGGTGTTCTCCCTGGCTTACGGCTTTTACGCCTGGCAGATAGTGCCGCTGCCCATCGAGGCAAGGGACGCGGTCACCTCCTCAACCCTGCCCAAAATTTACGCCGGTCTTGGCGCGCTGTTCAGCCTTTTGGCCTTGGTGCTGAGCTTTACCGAAGCCAAAAGCGAGGCAAAAGGCGCCGGCTTTTCTCGCCGCGCCATGGGGCGCACCGCAGCCTTGCTGGGGCTGATGCTGCTTTACGCGCTGGCCATGGAGCCCCTGGGGTTCATAGTGGCGACCCTGGCTTTTTTGCTGGCCGGCTATTGGGTAATGGGGGAGCGGCGCATCAAGGTATTGCTGTTGGCGTCGGTGCCGGTGGTGGTGCTGTTCTGGCTGGTGATGACCCGCCTGCTGGGCATCTATCTTGTTTCTGGTTCACTGTGGAGTTAA
- a CDS encoding Y-family DNA polymerase, protein MRWLYLHFPDLALELGSTGLDAMQPQACLDKEGLICSLNEGAATAGIQPGMGLNTALALCPQLQQISVSPLQLHQGLQALAQAAYDLAGPLSLAPPKGLLIELSSMQRLYGSDQALLACLHDNYHKLGHRLCSGIADTPLAARLLAEADIGPLPLDKSWELIRSLPVSHLGLPINLNARLQRAGLRQLGQLLDLPRMELGKRYGATLLSVLGRLEGSLKEARQLYHPPEGFERQLIFNHEVSQAQALLFPLSAQLQALALFLEKRQLACSQLQLTLYFRAQEPLVLTLRGAEPLWRHPDWRSIAQLQLDKLRLDAPAVAIALQAQQFSPRAPGNAALFENQRVNEPLLGRLITRLGEQAVQGICLNENHCPEEAFLWVRPGENCAVKPQRALRPLWLLPSPEPLDDAPDIIRGPERLASGWWQNSISRDYFIAHHPQGGLCWTFKDKEERWYLHGWFG, encoded by the coding sequence ATGCGCTGGCTCTACCTGCACTTCCCCGACTTGGCCCTGGAGCTGGGCAGCACTGGCCTTGATGCCATGCAGCCACAGGCCTGCCTGGACAAAGAAGGTCTTATCTGTAGCCTCAATGAGGGCGCCGCCACAGCCGGGATCCAACCGGGCATGGGCTTGAACACGGCCCTGGCCCTGTGCCCCCAGCTGCAACAAATCTCGGTGTCGCCTCTGCAACTGCATCAGGGCCTGCAAGCCCTGGCCCAGGCCGCCTACGACCTAGCCGGCCCCCTGAGCCTGGCGCCCCCCAAAGGCCTACTGATTGAACTGTCCTCCATGCAGCGCCTCTACGGCAGTGACCAGGCCCTACTGGCTTGCCTGCATGACAACTATCACAAGCTGGGGCATCGCCTTTGCAGTGGCATTGCCGACACTCCTCTGGCGGCCCGCCTATTGGCCGAAGCGGATATAGGCCCCCTGCCTCTAGACAAGAGTTGGGAACTCATCCGTTCCCTGCCTGTCAGCCATCTCGGCTTGCCAATTAACCTCAACGCCCGGCTGCAACGAGCCGGGTTGCGGCAACTGGGCCAATTGCTGGATCTGCCACGTATGGAGCTTGGCAAACGTTACGGCGCCACTTTGTTGTCGGTATTGGGCCGCTTGGAAGGCAGCCTCAAAGAAGCCCGCCAGCTTTATCACCCCCCCGAGGGCTTTGAGCGCCAACTGATCTTTAACCACGAAGTCAGCCAGGCACAGGCCTTGTTATTCCCGCTCAGTGCCCAATTGCAGGCTCTGGCCCTGTTCTTGGAAAAACGCCAACTGGCCTGTAGCCAGCTGCAATTGACCCTGTATTTTCGCGCCCAGGAGCCTTTGGTGCTGACCTTAAGGGGCGCCGAGCCCCTGTGGCGCCACCCTGACTGGCGCAGTATCGCCCAGCTGCAATTGGACAAACTGCGCCTGGACGCCCCGGCGGTGGCCATCGCTTTGCAGGCCCAGCAGTTTAGCCCCCGGGCTCCAGGTAATGCCGCCCTATTTGAAAATCAAAGGGTCAACGAACCGCTGCTTGGCCGCCTGATCACCCGCCTGGGCGAGCAGGCGGTCCAAGGGATCTGCCTTAACGAGAACCACTGCCCGGAAGAGGCCTTTTTATGGGTAAGGCCAGGGGAAAATTGCGCGGTAAAGCCGCAAAGGGCGCTACGGCCCCTGTGGCTATTGCCCAGCCCCGAGCCCTTGGATGATGCCCCCGACATCATTCGCGGCCCCGAAAGGCTGGCCAGCGGCTGGTGGCAAAACAGCATCAGCCGAGACTATTTCATTGCCCACCATCCCCAAGGAGGGCTTTGCTGGACATTTAAAGACAAGGAAGAGCGCTGGTATCTGCACGGCTGGTTTGGCTGA
- a CDS encoding tripartite tricarboxylate transporter permease, which yields MLDGILLGLTTALSIKNLMYVVLGCFAGTFIGMLPGLGPITAIALMIPVTYSIDPSSGMILMAGVYYGAIFGGSTSSILINAPGVAGTVATSFDGYPMARQGKAGKALAIAAYASFSGGTIAAIFLMVAAPLLAKVSLSFRSADYFALMLMGLTAIAAFSNKGQFLKAMMMTVLGLMLSTVGIDPSSGAERFTFGQSNLLDGISFLLVAMSMFALSEALISVLKPEKDKAKSEAAANTDMGSLKLSKEEVKEIAPVIGRSSVLGFLVGILPGAGATIASFMAYAAERNLARGAKKALFGKGSLRGLAAPETANNAACTGSFVPLLTLGIPGSGTTAVMLGALIAYGLQPGPLLMEENPDVFWSVIMSMYIGNVVLLILNLPMIPYIAKTLALPRQLLTVLILFFSLIGVYLVSFNTFDLQMMVLFAVIALVLRLMDFPMAPLILGFILGDMIERNFRRAMMISDGSLSFLWDRPLTLCIMLLAVGVLLVPLVDYLRSRRGANKAPGDAQLDNL from the coding sequence ATGCTTGACGGGATCCTGCTGGGGCTGACCACAGCGCTCAGCATAAAAAATCTGATGTACGTGGTGCTGGGCTGCTTTGCCGGCACCTTTATCGGCATGCTGCCGGGCCTCGGGCCCATCACCGCCATCGCCCTGATGATACCGGTGACCTACAGCATCGACCCTTCCTCCGGGATGATCCTGATGGCTGGCGTGTATTACGGCGCCATTTTCGGCGGCTCCACCTCGTCCATCTTGATCAACGCTCCCGGTGTTGCCGGCACCGTGGCCACCTCCTTTGATGGCTATCCTATGGCCCGCCAAGGCAAGGCCGGCAAGGCGCTGGCCATTGCGGCTTACGCCTCTTTTAGCGGTGGCACCATCGCCGCCATCTTCCTGATGGTGGCAGCGCCGCTGCTGGCCAAGGTGTCTTTGAGCTTTCGCTCGGCCGATTACTTTGCGCTGATGCTGATGGGCCTGACCGCCATTGCGGCCTTTTCCAACAAGGGGCAGTTCCTCAAAGCGATGATGATGACGGTGCTGGGCCTGATGCTCTCTACTGTTGGCATAGACCCGTCCTCCGGCGCCGAGCGCTTTACCTTTGGGCAAAGCAACCTTCTGGACGGTATCAGCTTCCTGCTGGTGGCCATGTCCATGTTCGCCTTGTCCGAGGCGCTCATTAGTGTGCTTAAGCCTGAAAAAGACAAGGCCAAGAGCGAAGCGGCCGCCAACACCGACATGGGCAGCCTCAAGCTCAGCAAGGAAGAGGTCAAAGAGATTGCCCCTGTGATTGGCCGCTCGTCGGTGCTGGGCTTTTTGGTGGGTATATTGCCGGGGGCCGGGGCGACCATCGCCAGTTTCATGGCCTACGCTGCCGAGCGTAATCTGGCGCGGGGCGCCAAGAAGGCGTTGTTTGGCAAAGGCTCATTGCGTGGCCTGGCCGCGCCGGAAACCGCCAATAACGCGGCCTGTACCGGCTCATTCGTGCCGCTGCTGACCCTGGGCATTCCGGGCTCGGGCACCACGGCGGTGATGCTGGGGGCGCTTATCGCCTATGGGCTGCAACCTGGGCCGCTGCTGATGGAAGAAAATCCCGATGTGTTCTGGTCGGTGATCATGTCCATGTACATCGGCAACGTGGTGCTGCTGATCCTCAATCTGCCGATGATCCCCTACATCGCCAAGACCCTGGCTCTGCCTAGGCAGCTTCTGACAGTGCTTATCCTGTTCTTCAGCCTGATTGGCGTGTACTTGGTGTCGTTCAACACCTTCGACCTGCAGATGATGGTGCTCTTTGCGGTGATCGCCCTGGTGCTGCGGCTGATGGACTTTCCCATGGCGCCGCTGATCCTCGGTTTTATCCTGGGGGACATGATAGAGCGCAACTTCCGGCGCGCCATGATGATCTCCGACGGCTCCCTGAGCTTCCTGTGGGACAGGCCGTTGACCTTATGCATCATGCTGTTGGCGGTAGGGGTTTTGCTGGTACCCTTGGTCGATTACCTTCGCAGCCGGCGCGGCGCCAACAAGGCGCCGGGCGACGCTCAATTGGACAACCTATGA
- the fabV gene encoding enoyl-ACP reductase FabV: protein MIIKPKIRGFICTTAHPVGCEANILEQINYTKEHPPIENGPKRVLVIGSSSGYGMPSRIAATFGAGAATLGVFFEKPGSDTKTGTAGFYNAVAFDKLATEAGFYAKSINGDAFSNEVKQQTIDTIKADLGQVDLVVYSIASPVRKLPETGELVRSTLKPIGKPYSATAVDTNKDEIISVDVEPAVDQEIQDTITVMGGQDWELWIKALNDAGVLADGCKSIAYSYIGTEITWPIYWHGTIGKAKEDLDRAAAAIDALLKGTGGEAHVAVLKSVVTQASSAIPVMPLYIAIVYKVMKEKGLHEGTMEHVFRLFSQQLYKADGALCDTDDMNRIRMDDWELQEEVQSACKALWNQVTTQNLRDITDYDGYKEEFLKLFGFGLDDVDYDADANPNPPQQFIEV from the coding sequence ATGATTATCAAGCCCAAGATCCGTGGCTTCATCTGTACCACTGCCCACCCGGTGGGCTGTGAAGCCAATATTCTGGAACAGATCAACTACACCAAAGAGCACCCTCCCATTGAGAACGGGCCCAAGCGTGTATTGGTGATAGGCAGTTCCAGCGGTTACGGTATGCCGTCTCGCATTGCCGCCACCTTTGGCGCCGGCGCGGCCACCCTGGGTGTTTTCTTCGAAAAGCCGGGCAGTGACACCAAAACAGGCACTGCCGGTTTCTATAACGCCGTGGCTTTCGACAAGCTGGCCACCGAAGCGGGTTTCTACGCCAAGTCCATCAATGGTGACGCCTTCTCCAACGAGGTGAAGCAGCAAACCATCGACACCATCAAGGCCGACCTGGGCCAGGTAGACCTGGTGGTTTACTCCATTGCTTCTCCGGTGCGTAAACTGCCCGAGACCGGCGAACTGGTGCGCTCAACCCTCAAGCCTATCGGCAAGCCTTACAGCGCCACTGCCGTGGATACCAACAAGGACGAGATTATCTCCGTCGATGTTGAGCCGGCCGTTGACCAGGAGATCCAGGACACCATCACCGTCATGGGTGGCCAGGACTGGGAACTGTGGATCAAGGCCCTGAACGATGCCGGAGTACTGGCCGACGGCTGTAAGTCCATCGCCTACAGCTACATCGGAACCGAGATCACCTGGCCCATCTACTGGCACGGCACCATCGGCAAGGCCAAGGAAGACCTGGATCGCGCCGCCGCCGCTATCGATGCCCTGCTTAAAGGCACCGGCGGCGAAGCCCACGTGGCCGTGCTCAAGTCCGTGGTGACCCAGGCCAGCTCCGCCATTCCGGTCATGCCCCTGTACATCGCCATCGTCTACAAGGTGATGAAGGAAAAGGGCCTGCACGAAGGCACTATGGAGCACGTGTTCCGCCTGTTTAGCCAACAGCTCTACAAGGCTGACGGCGCCCTTTGCGACACCGACGACATGAACCGTATCCGCATGGACGACTGGGAACTGCAAGAAGAAGTGCAGAGCGCCTGTAAAGCCCTGTGGAACCAGGTGACCACCCAGAACCTGCGTGACATCACCGACTACGACGGCTACAAGGAAGAGTTCCTCAAGCTGTTCGGTTTCGGCCTGGATGACGTCGACTACGATGCTGACGCCAATCCCAATCCGCCGCAGCAATTCATTGAAGTATAA
- a CDS encoding error-prone DNA polymerase, with protein MFAQLCTRSNFTFLTGASHPEELVTQAHALGYQAIAITDECSVAGVVRAFSAAKELSIKLLVGSLIQVEDNLELTLLAPSLAAYQELCALISDARRQAPKGQYRLARERLCQLRHCLLLWHANQPDDALADWLARHFAGRLWLALGRYYHSGEDEHISRLESWAKARQLPIVAAPQVLMHSRDRQSLLDCLSALRHHTTVQEAGWRLSCNQEAVLHDLPTLGQRYPQAWLTETLAIAKRCQFSLEELKYRYPDEWLPPGLSASQYLAQEVEKGLHRHFPQGPSAKVKGLIAKELALINELGYEHYFLTLYDIVNFARSQNILCQGRGSAANSAVCFCLGITSVNPEQGNLLFERFVSKERKEPPDIDVDFEHERREEVIQYIYRRYGRARTALTATVVSYRRKSAIRDIGKALGLELPVIESLLSQLDWRDKLDPWREQLKRLCQARGGVWSHFLALVDSLIGFPRHLSQHVGGFVISQVPLDNLVPQENAAMEGRTVIQWDKDDLESLGLMKVDILALGMLTAIRKCLAMIQEQGGPTLTLATIPQEDPRVYAMLQEPDNIGVFQVESRAQSNMLPRLKPRIFYDLVIEVAIVRPGPIQGDMVHPYLKRRDGIEPVSYPSPALQKVLERTLGVPLFQEQVIEIAMVAAGFSGGEADQLRRAMANWSRNGHVEAFRQKLIQGMQANGYKPDFAERIFEQIKGFSGYGFPESHSASFALLVYVSAWLKCHHRAAFCCALLNSQPMGFYTPDQLIQDARRHGVEVLAVSAVHSYFEHRLEGQSLRLGFCLIKGINAAAIEAFIAQRQQGSLMAALTALPAVQQELLAGCGALDGLYQHRFEATWQRASLGEQLPLFAGIEESASASTQLAPPSDHEVMQADYRQLGLTLGTHPMALLRRQGHFSQWVTAAALPQCRHGQLVRIAGLVTGRQRPGTASGVTFVTLEDETGNINLVVWAATAHHQRQPFLKARLLEVAGTLEKEGAIVHVVAGKLVDHSLLLDKLPVPSRDFR; from the coding sequence ATGTTTGCCCAGCTGTGTACCCGCAGCAATTTTACCTTCCTGACCGGGGCCTCCCACCCGGAAGAACTGGTCACCCAGGCCCATGCCCTTGGCTACCAGGCTATTGCCATTACCGATGAATGCTCGGTAGCCGGTGTGGTGCGGGCCTTCAGCGCTGCCAAAGAGTTGAGCATCAAATTGCTGGTTGGCAGCCTTATCCAGGTGGAAGACAACCTGGAGCTGACCTTGCTGGCCCCAAGCCTTGCCGCCTACCAAGAGCTTTGCGCCCTGATAAGTGATGCCCGCCGCCAGGCGCCCAAAGGCCAGTACCGGCTGGCCCGCGAGCGCCTTTGCCAGTTGCGCCACTGCCTGCTGCTTTGGCACGCCAACCAGCCAGACGATGCCCTGGCCGACTGGTTGGCACGCCATTTTGCCGGGCGCCTGTGGCTGGCGCTCGGGCGCTACTACCACAGCGGTGAGGATGAGCATATCAGCCGCCTTGAAAGTTGGGCCAAGGCCCGGCAGCTGCCCATTGTCGCCGCCCCCCAGGTACTGATGCACAGCCGCGATCGCCAGTCGCTGCTGGACTGCCTGAGCGCCCTTCGCCACCACACCACAGTTCAAGAAGCTGGTTGGCGCCTGAGCTGCAACCAAGAAGCGGTGCTGCACGACCTGCCCACGCTCGGCCAGCGCTATCCACAGGCTTGGCTAACCGAAACCCTTGCCATTGCTAAGCGCTGCCAGTTCAGTTTGGAAGAGCTCAAATACCGCTACCCAGACGAATGGCTGCCGCCAGGGCTCAGCGCCAGCCAGTATCTGGCCCAGGAAGTGGAAAAAGGCCTGCACCGGCACTTCCCTCAAGGCCCCTCAGCCAAGGTAAAAGGCCTTATCGCCAAGGAACTGGCCCTGATTAACGAGCTGGGTTACGAGCATTATTTTTTGACCCTCTATGACATCGTCAATTTTGCCCGCAGCCAAAACATTCTTTGCCAGGGGCGAGGCTCGGCGGCCAACTCGGCGGTCTGCTTTTGCCTGGGTATCACCTCGGTCAACCCCGAGCAGGGCAACCTGCTGTTTGAACGCTTTGTCTCCAAGGAGCGCAAGGAGCCGCCGGATATCGACGTGGATTTCGAGCACGAACGCCGCGAAGAAGTGATCCAGTACATCTATCGCCGCTACGGCAGGGCCCGCACCGCCCTGACCGCCACGGTAGTGAGCTACCGGCGTAAAAGCGCCATTCGCGATATCGGCAAGGCCTTAGGGCTGGAGCTGCCGGTGATTGAAAGCCTGCTAAGCCAGTTGGATTGGCGGGACAAGCTGGACCCTTGGCGTGAGCAGCTCAAACGGCTTTGCCAAGCCCGAGGCGGCGTTTGGTCGCATTTTCTGGCGCTGGTCGATAGCCTTATCGGCTTTCCTCGGCACTTGTCCCAACACGTGGGGGGCTTTGTGATAAGCCAGGTTCCCCTGGATAACCTAGTGCCCCAGGAAAATGCCGCCATGGAAGGGCGCACTGTCATTCAGTGGGACAAGGACGACTTGGAAAGCCTGGGGCTGATGAAAGTGGATATCCTGGCCCTTGGCATGCTCACCGCCATCCGTAAATGCCTGGCGATGATTCAGGAGCAAGGTGGCCCAACCCTCACCTTAGCCACCATTCCCCAAGAAGATCCTCGGGTATACGCCATGTTGCAAGAGCCCGACAACATCGGCGTGTTTCAGGTGGAGTCCCGGGCCCAGAGCAACATGCTGCCCAGGCTCAAGCCCCGCATTTTTTATGATTTGGTGATCGAAGTGGCCATAGTGCGCCCCGGCCCCATCCAGGGAGACATGGTGCACCCTTACCTTAAACGCCGCGACGGTATCGAACCGGTTAGTTACCCCTCCCCGGCTTTGCAAAAGGTGCTGGAGCGCACCCTGGGGGTGCCACTTTTTCAAGAGCAGGTAATCGAAATTGCCATGGTGGCGGCCGGCTTTAGCGGCGGCGAGGCCGACCAACTGCGCCGGGCCATGGCCAATTGGTCTCGTAACGGCCATGTCGAAGCGTTCCGGCAAAAGCTGATTCAAGGCATGCAGGCTAATGGCTACAAACCGGACTTTGCCGAGCGTATCTTCGAGCAAATAAAAGGCTTTTCCGGCTATGGCTTTCCCGAGTCCCACTCGGCCAGCTTTGCATTGCTGGTTTATGTGTCAGCCTGGCTCAAATGCCACCACAGGGCCGCCTTTTGCTGCGCCCTGCTGAACAGCCAGCCCATGGGTTTTTACACCCCTGACCAACTGATACAGGATGCCCGCCGCCATGGGGTTGAGGTGTTGGCGGTGTCAGCGGTGCACTCTTATTTTGAGCACCGCCTTGAAGGCCAGTCACTGCGCCTGGGCTTTTGCCTGATAAAGGGCATCAACGCGGCCGCTATCGAGGCCTTTATCGCCCAAAGACAGCAAGGGTCGCTCATGGCTGCACTTACTGCGCTGCCCGCTGTCCAACAAGAACTGCTGGCCGGCTGCGGCGCCTTGGATGGGCTCTACCAACACCGCTTTGAGGCGACCTGGCAAAGGGCCAGCTTGGGTGAGCAACTGCCGCTTTTTGCCGGTATCGAAGAAAGTGCCTCTGCCAGCACGCAACTGGCGCCCCCCAGCGACCATGAAGTCATGCAGGCCGATTACCGCCAATTGGGGCTGACCCTGGGTACCCACCCTATGGCGCTGCTGCGCCGCCAGGGCCATTTTAGCCAATGGGTGACGGCGGCTGCTTTGCCACAATGTCGCCACGGCCAACTGGTACGAATTGCAGGATTGGTCACCGGCCGCCAACGCCCGGGCACCGCATCGGGAGTGACCTTTGTCACCCTGGAAGACGAGACCGGCAATATCAACCTGGTGGTATGGGCCGCTACCGCCCATCATCAGCGCCAGCCCTTTCTCAAAGCCAGGTTGCTGGAAGTGGCAGGCACGCTAGAAAAGGAAGGGGCGATAGTGCATGTGGTAGCCGGCAAGCTTGTCGACCACAGCCTGTTACTCGACAAGCTGCCGGTACCGTCGCGGGATTTTCGCTGA
- a CDS encoding ATP-binding protein, with the protein MWHIKRLETRLIVWITALSLIQALLFALLGQHLLEKSVREEVGKKALALASSIAELDEVQNALAYGDTQGLQDFIEKLRRSTGADFIVVGNTRRIRLTHPDPARIGSLMVGGDSREALDGRSYISEAKGSLGYSLRGKVPVRDTQGKVVGLVSVGFLATSVNSLVWAKLATLVAAVAGLLVLGVLASLWIARRVKGALYGLQPEEIGRLYAEQNAILNTVRTGILALDNHGVVRKLNRRAKDLLGLPDRQPGQPRRHIQMLLPEQAEFLLKDPEQPLNGVELFANDRWLVLSRLPLKVKDQTDGVLISFRPVDEIEELSQQLAKVQAFSELLRVQTHDHSNKLNTLGALIQMGAYQKAVEFIGLESQGYQEQVNQLIEHIQEPMVVGLLLGKYHKARELGVEMAVEPDSLMQAVGEAALVEKLLSILGNLIDNAIEAAVKTRARPPKISVMLDDVGNNIIFDVEDSGCGISDDQFASLCSPEYSSKDGCQHGVGLYLVQTYIQALGGSLELGQSILGGARFSVYLPKTPTQEEPR; encoded by the coding sequence ATGTGGCATATCAAACGTCTGGAAACCCGTCTTATCGTCTGGATAACGGCCCTTAGCCTTATCCAGGCGTTGTTGTTTGCGCTTTTGGGCCAGCATTTGCTGGAAAAAAGCGTGCGTGAAGAAGTAGGGAAAAAGGCGTTAGCGCTGGCCTCATCCATTGCTGAGCTCGACGAGGTGCAAAACGCCCTGGCTTATGGCGACACTCAAGGGCTGCAAGATTTTATCGAGAAGCTGCGCCGCTCCACCGGCGCCGACTTTATCGTGGTGGGTAACACCCGGCGCATCCGCCTGACCCACCCAGACCCTGCCCGCATCGGTTCGCTGATGGTGGGGGGCGACAGTCGCGAAGCGCTGGATGGGCGCTCTTATATCTCCGAGGCCAAAGGCTCCTTGGGTTATTCGCTGCGGGGCAAGGTGCCGGTTCGCGATACTCAGGGCAAAGTGGTGGGGCTGGTGTCGGTAGGCTTTTTGGCGACCTCGGTCAATTCCCTGGTATGGGCCAAGCTCGCCACGCTGGTGGCGGCGGTCGCCGGGCTTTTGGTGCTGGGCGTCCTGGCCTCCCTTTGGATAGCCCGGCGGGTCAAAGGGGCGCTTTACGGTTTGCAACCTGAGGAAATAGGGCGCCTTTATGCCGAGCAAAACGCCATCCTCAACACGGTACGTACCGGTATCTTGGCCCTTGATAACCATGGGGTGGTGCGCAAACTCAACCGCCGCGCCAAGGATTTGTTGGGCCTGCCTGACCGCCAACCGGGCCAGCCCAGGCGCCATATCCAGATGCTGCTGCCAGAGCAGGCCGAGTTCTTACTCAAAGACCCCGAGCAGCCCCTTAACGGCGTGGAGCTTTTCGCCAACGACCGCTGGCTGGTGCTGTCGCGCCTGCCCCTTAAGGTCAAGGACCAGACCGACGGCGTTTTGATCAGCTTTCGCCCGGTTGACGAGATAGAAGAGCTCAGCCAGCAGTTGGCCAAGGTGCAGGCGTTCTCGGAGCTGTTGCGGGTACAAACCCATGATCATTCCAACAAGCTCAATACCTTGGGCGCCCTTATCCAAATGGGGGCCTACCAGAAGGCGGTGGAGTTTATCGGCCTTGAAAGCCAGGGCTACCAGGAGCAGGTCAATCAGTTGATTGAGCATATCCAAGAGCCCATGGTGGTGGGCCTGCTGCTTGGTAAATACCATAAAGCTCGGGAGCTGGGCGTTGAGATGGCGGTGGAGCCCGACAGCCTGATGCAAGCGGTCGGGGAGGCGGCGCTGGTGGAGAAACTGCTGTCCATCCTCGGCAACCTCATTGATAACGCCATTGAAGCGGCGGTCAAAACCCGAGCGCGCCCGCCCAAGATCTCGGTGATGCTGGACGATGTGGGCAACAACATCATCTTTGATGTGGAAGACAGCGGCTGCGGCATCAGCGATGACCAGTTCGCCAGTCTCTGCTCGCCGGAGTATTCCAGCAAAGACGGGTGCCAGCACGGTGTCGGCCTATACCTTGTGCAAACCTATATTCAAGCCTTGGGCGGCAGCCTGGAGCTTGGCCAATCCATACTGGGCGGCGCCCGCTTCAGTGTTTACCTGCCCAAGACTCCAACCCAGGAGGAGCCCCGCTGA
- a CDS encoding response regulator, with protein MPHSVVIVEDEIAVAQLLADYLGQCDDFQVLGIATDKATASRLVALGQPELLLLDIHLPDGNGLELLGELRRQGVGSDVIMVTAAKEVAALEKAMQLGAFDFLVKPIMLARLDQALAKFRARHQQLQQGEVLTQSLVDKLLGTDSSASAASDTRLPKGIDAVTLSKVRQLFQEDAQAQLSAEKVGALIGASRSTARRYLEFLLTQHELVADLSYGSIGRPERCYRWRR; from the coding sequence ATGCCCCATTCGGTGGTGATAGTCGAAGACGAAATTGCCGTTGCCCAACTGCTGGCCGATTACCTCGGCCAATGTGACGACTTCCAAGTACTGGGGATAGCCACCGACAAGGCCACGGCAAGCCGGCTGGTGGCGCTGGGCCAGCCGGAGCTGTTGCTGCTGGATATCCACCTGCCTGACGGCAATGGCCTGGAGCTGCTGGGTGAGCTGCGCCGCCAAGGTGTGGGGAGCGATGTGATCATGGTGACCGCCGCCAAAGAGGTGGCGGCCTTGGAAAAGGCCATGCAACTGGGGGCCTTTGATTTTCTGGTCAAGCCCATCATGTTGGCCCGGCTGGACCAGGCCCTTGCCAAGTTTCGCGCCCGCCACCAGCAGCTGCAGCAAGGCGAAGTACTGACCCAATCTCTGGTAGACAAACTCTTGGGCACCGACAGCAGCGCCAGCGCGGCCAGCGACACCCGGCTACCCAAGGGCATTGATGCAGTGACCCTGTCCAAGGTGCGGCAACTCTTTCAAGAAGACGCCCAGGCGCAGCTGAGCGCCGAGAAGGTGGGAGCCCTTATCGGGGCCAGCCGCTCTACCGCGAGGCGTTATCTGGAGTTCTTGCTGACCCAGCACGAACTGGTGGCCGACCTTTCCTACGGCAGCATTGGCCGGCCGGAGCGCTGTTATCGCTGGCGGCGCTGA